The genomic stretch GCGGGGTAACGAGGCCGTAATATCCAATTCACAGTCGTTGAACTCTTCTGATCTGATCATCGACCAGCGACCCTGACGGTGTGACAGAAACATCGGTGATCCTGGCCCTGGTGGTGGTCACGGCCCTTGGCTTCGACTTCACCAACGGGTTCCACGACACGGCGAACGCGATGGCCACCTCCATCGCCACCCGCGCCCTGCGGCCCAAGACAGCCGTCGCGCTCTCCGGCATCCTCAACCTGATCGGTGCCTTCCTGTCGGTCGAGGTCGCGCTGACCGTCAGCAACGCGGTCGTCCGCATCCAGAATCCCGACGGCACCCCCAAGGCCTCCCTGCTGGCCGACGGCGGCACCGCCCTCCTGCTGATCGTGCTGGCCGGCCTGATCGGCGGCATCGTCTGGAACCTGTTCACGTGGCTGCTCGGGCTGCCCTCGAGTTCGTCGCACGCGCTGTTCGGCGGCCTGGTCGGCGCGACGATCGCCGGCCTCGGCTGGGCCGGGGTCAACTGGAACGGCAACGGCAGCAAGCTCGACGGCGTGGTCGGCAAGGTGATCCTGCCCGCGCTGATCTCACCGGTGATCGCCGGCGTGGTCGCCGCCGTGGGCACCTGGATCATCTACAAGATCACCGTCGGCGTCGCCCAGCGGTTCACCGAGAACGGTTTCCGGTGGGGCCAGATCGGCAGCGCCTCGCTGGTCTCGCTGGCCCACGGCACCAACGACGCGCAGAAGACCATGGGCGTGATCACGCTGGCGCTGATCGCGGCCGGCGACTGGACCGACACCGGCACCATCCCGTTCTGGGTGAAGGCGGCCTGCGCCGTGGCCATCGCGCTGGGCACCTACCTCGGCGGGTGGCGGATCATCCGTACGCTGGGCAAAGGTCTGGTGGAAATCGCCCCGCCCCAGGGCATGGCCGCGGAATCCTCCTCGGCGGCGGTCATCCTGGCCTCCAGCCACCTCGGGTTCGCGCTCTCGACAACCCACGTGGCCACGGGCTCGATCCTCGGCTCGGGGGTCGGCAAGCCGGGCGCCCAGGTGCGCTGGCGGGTGGCCGGCCGCATGGTCGCGGCCTGGCTGATCACCCTGCCCGCGGCGGCCGCGGTGGGCGCGCTCATGTGGTACCTCGGCGACTTCGTCGGCGGTGTCGCCGGGGCGATCGTCATCTTCGTCCTGCTGCTGCTGGCCGCGGCCGGCATGTGGCTGCGCTCCCGGGTCGTCCCGGTCGACCACACCAACGTCAACGACGAGTGGGACGGCGCCTCTCCCGCCGCCGTTCCCGCCGCGTCGCCCGAGCCGCGCGTGGCCGCGGGGACGGTGGTGTCATGAGCAACCTCGGATTCGCCCTCGAAGGCGCGTGGAAGGTGCTCGCGGCCGGCCTGATCCTCGGCGCGGGGCTGCCCGCCCTGTTCGCGCTCGGCATCCGCTCGCTCGCCTGGAGCGCCGCCGAGCCTCCCCGGCCGGCCGGCAAGCCCATCGCGTACGGGCTCTTCACCGTGGTCGTCCTGGGTGTGCTGCTGGGCATCACGTTCATCGTGGCGAGCGGCTTCGGCAAGACGATCAGTTTCGACCACGTCTATCCGACCGTCGTCGACAAGTAGCGCGCCGGGCGGGCTCCGCGCATCGCCGAGCCCGCCCGGATCGGCGCCGCGGGTCACCGGGACCGACGAGAGATCCCGGTCGTTGACGGTGAGCGGCTCGGGCGGTCGTGCCGCAAGCGCGGGGTGATCGAGGGCGTCCGGTCGAGGTTGCTGCCGTTCAGCCGGAGAGCAGGTCGTCGAGTTCGGCGGCGACCGCGGTGCGGTCGGTGACGTCGACGACGCGTACGAGGGGCGAAGCCGCGATGGCCGCCAGGCGCTCGTCGCGGCAGCGGGCGGGATCGGCGGCGGCGGTCGCGAGGGTGTCGGCGGCCCGGCCGGTGCCCGCCAGGATCAGCACGGGACGGCCCTGGGCCAGGCTGTGCTCGGCGTCGGTGAGGGCGATCTCGCCGCCGTTGGCCAGCACCGTGACGCTGGGGCGGCCGGCCGCCAGATGCGACACCACGGCGGCCAGGTAGGGCGCCTCGTCGCCCCAGGTGTCGCCGGGGGCCAGCACGAAGTGGGAATGGTGCCGGTCGAGCGGGGCGGCGTCCGGGT from Paractinoplanes brasiliensis encodes the following:
- a CDS encoding inorganic phosphate transporter; the encoded protein is MTETSVILALVVVTALGFDFTNGFHDTANAMATSIATRALRPKTAVALSGILNLIGAFLSVEVALTVSNAVVRIQNPDGTPKASLLADGGTALLLIVLAGLIGGIVWNLFTWLLGLPSSSSHALFGGLVGATIAGLGWAGVNWNGNGSKLDGVVGKVILPALISPVIAGVVAAVGTWIIYKITVGVAQRFTENGFRWGQIGSASLVSLAHGTNDAQKTMGVITLALIAAGDWTDTGTIPFWVKAACAVAIALGTYLGGWRIIRTLGKGLVEIAPPQGMAAESSSAAVILASSHLGFALSTTHVATGSILGSGVGKPGAQVRWRVAGRMVAAWLITLPAAAAVGALMWYLGDFVGGVAGAIVIFVLLLLAAAGMWLRSRVVPVDHTNVNDEWDGASPAAVPAASPEPRVAAGTVVS